In Ensifer canadensis, a genomic segment contains:
- a CDS encoding class I SAM-dependent rRNA methyltransferase, which translates to MKEKDRRSKNASVTTAKGRGAEARGGGRHEKKRPPFAKSGDFKERATIQATAKVAEPRERPPRAQPENEAPARVIPRRTGDKPGEQVPLILETSGVSGYHLIDSGAGEKLEQYGPYRIVRPEAQALWPRTLPASVWENADAIFTGDTDEDGMGRWRFPGAVLGETWPMQLLGTEFHGRFTSFRHVGVFPEQLAHWSWVKDQVEAARRPLKVLNLFGYTGVASLIAAKAGAEVTHVDASKKAIGWARENQALARAEKLPIRWICDDAMKFIQREERRGSRYDIILTDPPKFGRGPNGEVWQLFDHLAAMLDICREILSPEARGLVLTAYSIRASFYSIHELMRETMRGRGGRVESGELIIREGGLDGHEPGRALSTSLFSRWVP; encoded by the coding sequence GTGAAGGAAAAGGACCGGCGGTCGAAGAATGCCTCCGTGACGACGGCGAAGGGCCGTGGTGCCGAGGCGCGTGGCGGTGGCCGCCATGAAAAGAAGCGTCCACCGTTTGCCAAGTCGGGCGATTTCAAAGAACGGGCCACCATCCAGGCAACGGCGAAAGTTGCAGAGCCGCGCGAGCGGCCTCCGCGGGCACAGCCCGAAAACGAGGCACCGGCGCGCGTCATCCCACGGCGCACCGGCGACAAGCCGGGCGAACAGGTGCCGCTCATTCTCGAAACGTCGGGTGTTTCCGGCTATCATCTGATCGACAGCGGCGCCGGCGAAAAGCTTGAGCAGTACGGACCCTATCGCATCGTGCGCCCCGAGGCGCAGGCGCTTTGGCCGCGTACCCTGCCCGCCAGTGTATGGGAGAATGCCGACGCAATCTTCACCGGCGACACCGACGAGGACGGCATGGGCCGCTGGCGTTTTCCCGGCGCCGTTCTTGGCGAGACCTGGCCGATGCAGCTTCTCGGCACCGAATTCCATGGCCGCTTCACGTCCTTCCGCCATGTCGGCGTGTTTCCCGAGCAGCTCGCCCACTGGAGCTGGGTGAAGGACCAGGTAGAGGCGGCCCGCCGCCCCCTGAAGGTCCTCAACCTGTTCGGTTATACCGGGGTCGCCTCGCTGATCGCCGCCAAGGCCGGTGCCGAGGTCACCCATGTCGACGCCTCGAAGAAGGCGATTGGCTGGGCCCGGGAAAACCAGGCGCTGGCGCGCGCCGAAAAGCTGCCGATCCGCTGGATCTGCGACGACGCGATGAAGTTCATTCAGCGCGAGGAACGTCGCGGCAGCCGCTATGACATCATCCTGACCGACCCGCCAAAGTTCGGCCGCGGTCCGAACGGCGAGGTCTGGCAGCTTTTCGACCACCTGGCTGCGATGCTCGACATCTGCCGCGAAATCCTGTCGCCCGAAGCGCGCGGCCTAGTGCTGACCGCCTATTCGATCCGCGCCAGCTTCTACTCGATCCATGAACTGATGCGCGAGACGATGCGCGGCCGCGGCGGCCGGGTGGAATCGGGCGAACTCATCATCCGCGAAGGCGGCCTTGACGGCCACGAGCCGGGACGGGCGCTTTCGACTTCTCTCTTCAGCCGCTGGGTGCCGTAA